The stretch of DNA actatggactggactctcactattatgttagatccactatggactggactctcacactattatgttagatgcactatggactggactctcactattatgttagatccactatggactggactctcacactattatgttagatccactatggactggactctcactattatgttagatccactatggactggactctcactattatgttagatccactatggactggactctcacactactatgttagatccactatggactggactctcactattatgttagatccactatggactggactctcactattatgttagatccactatggactggactctcacactattatgttagatccactatggactggactctcactattatgttagatccactatggactggactctcactattatgttagatccactatggactggactctcacactattatgttagatccactatggactggactctcactattatgttagatccactatggactggactctcacactattatgttagatccactatggactggactctcactattatgttagatccactatggactggactctcactattatgttagatccactatggactggactctcacactattatgttagatccactatggactggactctcactattatgttagatccactatggactggactctcactattatgttagatccactatggactggactctcacactattatgttagatccactatggactggactctcacactattatgttagatccactatggactggactctcacactattatgttagatccactatggactggactctcacactattatgttagatccactatggactggactctcacactattatgttagatccactatggactggactctcacactattatgttagatccactatggactggactctcacactattatgttagatccactatggactggactctcactattatgttagatccactatggactggactctcacactattatgttagatccactatgggctggactcacactattatgttagatccactatggactggactctcacactattatgttagatccactatggactggactctcacactattatgttagatccactatggactggactctcacaatattatgttagatccactatggactgactctcacactattatgttagatccactatggactggactctcacactattatattagatccactatggactggactctcactattatgttagatccactatggactggactctcacactattatgttagatccactatggactggactctcactattatgttagatccactatggactggactctcacactattatattagatccactatggactggactctcactattatgttagatccactatggactggactctcacactattatattagatccactatggactggactctcactattatgttagatccactatggactggactctcacactattatattagatccactatggactggactctcactattatgttagatccactatggactggactctcacactattatgttagatccactatggactggactctcacactattatgtcagacccactcgacgtccattgcatccagtcTCCCCTAGAGACCACATCtgtcatagtcattctcatcgacgtcccactgggttgtgagtttttccttgcccttatgtgggcgctgaaccgcggatgtcgttgtggcttgtgcagccctttgagacacttgtgatttagggctatataaataaacattgattgattgatgattggttGACTAGCTCCCACCTTTGTGAACACTCTTTGACCATGGACTCGTTGACCCATTGGACTCATCTGCTCTTTTGTGAATAATTCTTCATCGGGTCTCACTTTTTGCTGAAGCTCACTCTTGCGGAGGCGCCCTTTCATgggttgattaacgtggaccccgacttaaacaagttgaaaaacttactcaggtgttaccatttagtggtcaattgtacagaatatgtactttactgtgcaatctactaatacaagtttcaatcaatcaatcaatggtgttTCGGTACGAAATTGACAGTGCTTTTGCGGGAGTGCGACCAACGCTGTAGCATTTAGCACTTGTACGAGCGCGGATGACTTACGCGAGTGGGAGAGTGCGGGCTATGCAGGAGGTGAAACTATTCTTGGGACTGTGTTTTGACAGTTGTTGACTGTATTACAGTATATGGATTacattatttaattaaattacaTATATGCACGATTATGTATTGCTAGAAGGTCATTCCTATGCACGTGTTGGAGCAATAAACACAGACTTCTTCTTATGAAATGCATTGCAACACTGCACATGTGTGCATAACTCCACAGAGCTGTAAACGTCTGGTGCAAGAATCACTATGGTAACATTATTTGAACATTTATTGCAATGATTTATAAGATGTATACGTCATCAGTAGTTTGTCTTTAGTCATTGGTATGTTTTTGCAACTTTGCTTCCTGCTGAGCCCTCCAGGCAGCGAGCACCTCGCTGTCCTCCCCTTCAGCAGCCGCCCGAGCTTTGGCTCTCTCCCTGGTTTGGGCAATGAACAGTGCAATGTCCTCTTCCTCATCGTCATCATCTGCACCCTGCCTTCCCCCCACTGTCTCATGACTTGTGTATTGTGAAGGGTAAGTGAACTTCCTCCTTGAGCTGACATCCCGCACCTCATCATTCTGGCTGTATGACCTTCCGGCTCGGCTGTGGCCGGAATATTCCATGTCGTCAGGAGATTTGACTTCACGCAGCCGAGATAGGTATGTGGCGGTGTCGCCGTAGGTCTTATCCTCGACATCCTCACTAGCACATGAGGCCCTGCGGCTGGAAAAGTCCAACTGGGAGGCAGAGTCGTCAAGGTCGTCGTAGGGGTCGTTTTCTGCAGTGGCTGCAGCTTTTTTCGGAGGAGGCCTGACACTCTTTAGCCAGTCGTCAATGCTTGTGTTCTTGTCCCTCTCCAGAGCTGGGTTTAGGTTCAGACATCCGGAGAGGCCAAATGTTCTCGCAGGTTTGCCTTTTTTCTTCTTTGCCTCCTCAAGAAAGTCCTCCTCTTTCCTTTGattctcctcctcctcatccccATCTTCCTTTGGTTTCTTTTTCTTGTACAAAGTGCTACGCTTGTTGTCCTCCAGGATTTTCTTCTTCTCATAGGTCTCCATCTTGCCTCTCATGTCAGTCTTGATCTCTTTGTCCATGGCATTTAGTTTGCTCAAGTCGACCTGGTCCTGGAAGAGGCTGTACAGAGGGACGCTGGTGGTTGTGATTTTGTTTTTCCTGGTGTCCAGTGCAGAGCCTCGTGCACTGAAACTGCTACCTGCAAGAACAGACGATGGCGGACCACGAGCCTGCGACGTTGCACTGGAGTAGGAGGCTCCACTCAACATGGATGCTTTATCATCGTCCCCACCTCGGCCTGACATCACACTTGATGCAGCGGCAAAGCTCAACTCTGATCCTGCACGTGACGGAGGGGGCAAGCTCATCTCGCTCTGCTTCTGTTTGATGGTTTCACTAACCACATTGGCGATCCAGTTCTGGATACTGGCCAGGTTAACCATTGGTTCTCCCCCAGGTACCTGAACACTCTGAACTGGAAGGATGGGAGGAACTGGTGTTATAGGACTAGGATGCGCTGCAGATTGCATTGATTTTGTACTACGAGCATGTGACACAGATGATATGACAGAGGAACCTCCGCTGAGCATTGACATGTTGTCGTCAATGACGGCAGTCGGCGGTCCAGTGACTCCAGCTCCGGCCCAGAAGGCGGAGAGAGGTATTGTAGCTCCACTTACACAGCTCTCATTCTCCCAGCCGCACATGGACTGACTCTCTTCTAATGTTTTTTTGGACCGTTCCAGGAGCTCCTCTCGCCTTTGCCTCCGCTTGACAGTCGTCGAGTCCTCACCCCGACTCAGCTCCAGAATCTCATCCACGTTCTCCTCGCCGAGTCGTCTCTGCTGCCTCCGCTTCCATGTCTGATATGCTGTCAAGTTGACGTCTTCGAAGGATGGAGTTGCAGCTTTGACGCTGTCCCCTTTCTCGTCATCAACAACAGAACCGTTCTCCCCGTTGCCCCGGTCTTTCATGTTGAAGCCAAACTGGATTCTCTTAACCCGCCAGCGCTCCAACGGAGTCATCTTTTCCTTGTTCTTTTTGCAGAAGTTGTACATAGAGGTTGTGTCTGATAGGATGCTCTCCATCTCATCTTCAATCTTTTTCTTTGTCTCTTGTTCCTGTGTAATGTCACTTCCACTGCCTTTCTCATCATCCTTTTTGCGATAACGAGCTGCGGCTTGTTCCTCGATCTCCCTCAGCCGCTGCTTCCAAAGGTCGGAATAACTGGTACAACTGGAGGTGGACGTGGTGTCCGATGGAGGGCGTCTGTTGCGACGCTTCAAACGTTCTTTCATGGCACGCAAGTCCTCACTGGTGACGCTTTCCACATCGGCATCTGCACACATGCCGGGCGGCGAATCTTCCTCATCGCTGTTTAGCTGCGCCTCCCACCACTCCTCACTTTGGTACTGCTCATTTCTGCGCTGCCACTCATGGATCATGCTGTCCAGACCATCTTCGTCCACGACACCTTCGCCGCTTCCCACCTGCTCAGGCAGAACTGTCTTTTCTTCGGCACCGCGTGAAGGTTTGTTAGCCTGCAGTCTTATGGATCCACTTC from Entelurus aequoreus isolate RoL-2023_Sb linkage group LG01, RoL_Eaeq_v1.1, whole genome shotgun sequence encodes:
- the dusp27 gene encoding serine/threonine/tyrosine-interacting-like protein 2 → MCQCLPGPPQMDTTPGCQEDTGFTEQEGITSAVMASASEGEDQMVPDCEEEDSPIQGIQSRYLRCPSPSLSMMSESRFSSISGSEAASIFMEPIHLSSAVAAKKIISEELPPRGARPESIPDSMLETADQLMVEDLYNRVKDMIDDRSPYNTPCVLDIQRAMVQERLEAPSRPVDEVWPNIFIAEKSVAVNKARLKRMGITHILNTAHNTGVYTGEAFYAGMGVHYMGIEVDDFVDSDISPHFRPTAEFFDEALLSHRGKVLVISMMGVSRSAVLVASYLMIFQHMSIIEALTAIRKKRPINPNEGFLKQLRELNEDLMEERDDDDTLSQCSVIDARTRALIFGDGSEDDTHEEGEQSMIEVKAHSIMMEEEEDGASVMSSVASSAAAEALRSGSIRLQANKPSRGAEEKTVLPEQVGSGEGVVDEDGLDSMIHEWQRRNEQYQSEEWWEAQLNSDEEDSPPGMCADADVESVTSEDLRAMKERLKRRNRRPPSDTTSTSSCTSYSDLWKQRLREIEEQAAARYRKKDDEKGSGSDITQEQETKKKIEDEMESILSDTTSMYNFCKKNKEKMTPLERWRVKRIQFGFNMKDRGNGENGSVVDDEKGDSVKAATPSFEDVNLTAYQTWKRRQQRRLGEENVDEILELSRGEDSTTVKRRQRREELLERSKKTLEESQSMCGWENESCVSGATIPLSAFWAGAGVTGPPTAVIDDNMSMLSGGSSVISSVSHARSTKSMQSAAHPSPITPVPPILPVQSVQVPGGEPMVNLASIQNWIANVVSETIKQKQSEMSLPPPSRAGSELSFAAASSVMSGRGGDDDKASMLSGASYSSATSQARGPPSSVLAGSSFSARGSALDTRKNKITTTSVPLYSLFQDQVDLSKLNAMDKEIKTDMRGKMETYEKKKILEDNKRSTLYKKKKPKEDGDEEEENQRKEEDFLEEAKKKKGKPARTFGLSGCLNLNPALERDKNTSIDDWLKSVRPPPKKAAATAENDPYDDLDDSASQLDFSSRRASCASEDVEDKTYGDTATYLSRLREVKSPDDMEYSGHSRAGRSYSQNDEVRDVSSRRKFTYPSQYTSHETVGGRQGADDDDEEEDIALFIAQTRERAKARAAAEGEDSEVLAAWRAQQEAKLQKHTND